CACGGTGAGGGTCGTCGCGCCCACGGTGGTAATCGCGCCGCGTTGCAGTCCGGCAGCCACCGGTCGGTCGACCAAGGTGAGCGCCAAGGGGGTCGTCACGGGAGCGGCGGACGTGCCGCCATCAATGGTGAGCACTTCAACGCCGAGGGGCGGAGTGTAAGCGACCTCGGCGGTTGCCGTGAGGGCACCAGCCACGGCCATGGCCAGGAATTTGGAGTAAGGCAGGTTCATGGTAGGCGTGGGGACCGTCAGTAAGGACTGCCCGGGATCCGGAGTCGGGCAAGCCCAGAAACCACGTAGTCGGGAATTTGGCAGTCGTTTCTAACTCCCGAGCTGGTGGGTGTTTGCGGTATTGGGTATGCCTGTTGTTCGGTTCGACGGGGCAAGGGCGCTTCATTAAGGGTCCGAATTGGCGGTAGAAATTGGTCTATAGTTTGTGCTCTATCGGTCTGCCACCAAGTGATTTGCGAAATCGGGCTCCGGTGGGCGGGGGTAGGTGTGCAGAATATAGGCTTGCGCGGCTTCACGGAGGAAGACTGAGCTGATTGCCCTCCTTCGTTGGCCCAAGCTGTGCAAAATACTGACGAAAAAGAACTAGCACCATTCGGGTGGGGCCGGGGACCCGAAAATATTGAGTAATATCTGTTCATAACTTGGGGAGTTTTACCTATATCTGCTGGCCAATGGCCTGAATCTCCCGAGTTTCTCGCACCTTCCTTGCCTTGCCGACCTGCACCATGCGCTTCTTTCGCTCCCTTCCCGCACCTCGCGTCTCTCTCGCAATCGCCACGCTGGCTTTTCCTTTTGTTGGGCCGACGGTCCAAGCCGCCGACTCCTCGGCCGCAGCTTACAGCCTGCACGATCTGCTGGTCGCGGCGCTGAACACCAATCTGGAGCTGCGGGCCAAGCGCATCGATCCGATCCTGCAGGACCTGCAGGTGGATGCCGCGTGGGGCGAGTTCATGCCCAACGCCGTGATCGCGGGCAACTACTCCAGCACGGAGCGCCCCAAGACCTCGCAGGAGCTCTCCTCCCTCGGCTCCATCTTCGGCGGCGAGGATGACCCGATCCTCAACGACGACCTCGGCCGTCTGCAGGTCGGTCTCACCGGCAAGCTCCCCACCGGTATGACCTACGAGGCCATGACCGGCGTCGATGAGGCCCGCAACGACTACAACAACTTCAACTCGGAGTTCATTTCCAACTCCACCCTCGCCATCACCCAGCCCCTGCTGCGCGACTTCGGCTTCAAGGCCAACCTCGCCGAGGTGCGCCTGCGCCGCCGCGCGGCCGACGCTTCCCGTTTCGAGCTGCGCGCCGTCGCCCTGCGCATCATGCGCGACGTCACCAACGCCTATCACGAGCTGGTTTACGCCGAGGAAAATGTGCGGGTGAAGGAAGAGGCCGTGCAGGTCGCCGAAGACCTCGTGCACGAGAACAACCGTCGCTTCGAAGAGGGCCGCATGGCACCGATCGACGTCACCCAGGCCCAGAGCCGCGTGGCCGAGGCCAAGGAAGAGTTGCTGGTCGCCCGCAACTTCCTCGAGCAGCGCCAGAATCAGATCCTCGAACTCACCCGCGATTCCTTCGATCTCGATGACACCGAGATCGTCGTCGAAACCGACTTCATCCTCGACGACGCGCCGGTCATCGACCGCGAGGCCGCCCTGGTCGACCTCTTTGAGCTCAACCCGTCCTACCTCGGCAGCCTCGAGCTCATCGAAGCCGAGAAGATCCGCGTCGCTTACGCGAAGAACCAGCGCTGGCCGCGCGTCGATCTGCGGGCGACCTTTGGCTACAACGGCATCGGCGGCACGCTCACCCGTTCCTACCGCAACTACTGGGAGCGCACCCAGCCGAGCTGGAGCGCCGGTCTCGTGGTGAACTACCCGATCTGGGACAAGGCCGGCCGCAGCCGCGTGCAACAGTCCGAGATGCGCAAGGAGCAGGCCATCCTCGAACTCAAGCGCACCGAGGTTGTCCTCCTCTCCGCCTTCGACACCGCCCTGCGCGACCTCAACAACGCCGCCGCGCGCATGGAGCTGGTGCAGGATTCCGTGCGCCTCGCCGACTCCGCCCTCAACGCCGAGCTCAAGCGCCTCGCCTCCGGCCTCACCACTAGTTTCAACGTGGCCCAGGCCCAGCGCGACGTCTCGACCGCTCGCTCCCGCGCCCTCGCCACCCGCGTCGATCTGAACCGCGCCTACACCCAGCTTGGTTTTGTGCTCGGCACCCTGCCACGTGACTTGAAGATCGAGATGATCGACGAGTAAGCCACCCCCGCCCCGCTCCCGCTCCGTCCCTTTCGTTCGTCCGCCCATGACCTTGCCCGCCTTCCGCCGTCCGCTGCTCGCCGCTGCCGCGCTGTTGCTCACCTCCCTCACCGCCGCTGCTTACGAAGGCATCGTGCTGCCCTACAAGGAGGTCGTGGTGTCCTCTCCGGTGCAGAGCACGATCGTCGAGGTGCTGCACAAGGAGGGGGATCAGGTGACCGCCGGGGCCACGCTCGCCCAGCTCTACAATCGTATTGAAGAACTGGATATGCAGCGCACCGCCGCGGCTTTGGAAAAGCGCGAGTTCGACTTCGAGGGCTCCAAGAATCTCTACGCCGAGCAGATCATTTCCGAAGACGAAGCGATGAAGGGTCGCATCGAGATGGAGCTCGCCCGTCTGCAGGCTGAGCAGGCCAAGGAAATCTTCCGCCAACGCACCATCACCGCGCCGATCAACGGCATGGTCGTCGAGCAAATGCGCGAGATCGGTGAGGCCGTGACGGCCGCCGAGCCCATGTTCCGCCTCGTCGATATCGACCGCGTCTACGTGCAGATCTACGTGCAGGTCGACGAAGCCTACACCCTCAAGCTCGGCGACACCCTCGAGGTGCGTTGCCGCGCTGCCGACCGCGACGCGGTTTACCAAGGTGAGGTGGAGTTCATCGACCCGCGCGTCGACGCCGCCTCCGGCCTCGTGCGCGTCAAGATCGTCGTCGATAACCCCGGCCATCAGATCAAACCCGGTCTCCGCGCCGAGGTGATCCCCGCCGACTAATCGTTTCCCGCTGCAGCCCCGATCGATCGACGGGCGTCCTTTCTTTCATCTCCCTCCTTTTCCTCCTCCATGAGCAGACTCGACCCTGTATCCTCCGGTGAAGCCGCCGCCCGCCTGGAAGCGTGCCGCTTGTTCGACGGACCGGTGAAGGACTTCTGGCCGATGTTTGCCCGCACCTGCGCCGAGATCGCCGGTGCGGCTGGCACCCGCGTGGTGGTGCAGGCGGGCGAGGAATGGAAACTCGCCGCCGCGTGGCCGAACCCGCGTGACTTCCCGGCCCCCATGCATGGCAGCAGTTTCCAAGCGCTCGCCAAGCAGGCGCTGCATGAGGGCGTCGCTGCCGCCACCGCCGGCGAAGGTCAGCGCGCCGGTCTGCTGTTGGTGGCGCTTTCCACCGGCGATACGAATGATCGCTGTCTGCTCGCCGCCGCCATCGCGCCCGGAGGTCAGGAAGACCTCGCCGAAGCCGGCGCGTTGCTGCGCCTCGCGGCCGACACCCCGCTGCTTTATCAACGTCAGCGCCAACTCGAGCGTTCGAAGCGCGACGTCGAAAACTTCACCCAGGCGCTCGAAATCCTCGCCGTCACCAACCTGCACACGCGCTTCCTCGGCGTGGCGATGGCTTTGGTGAATGAGATTGCCACGCGTCACCATTGCACGCGTGTGGCGCTTGCCTGGCAGAAGGGCGCCTACCTACGCGTGTTGGCGGTGAGCGGCACCGACAATTTCGAGAAACGCATGAATGTCGTGCAGAAGCTCGAGGCCGCGATGGAGGAGACGCGCGATCAGGATGAGGAGATCATCTGGCCGGCCAGCGAACATGCCGAAGTCATCGTGCGTGACCACCAGGCTTACGCCGACATGGAACACGTGCCCGCCATGCTTTCCGTGCCGGTGCGCGTGGATGGCGAAGTCAAAGGTGTGCTGCTGCTCGAACGCGCTGAAGCCTTTGGTGAATTTGATGCGCTCGCGCTGCGCGTGATCGCCGATCAAGTCGCCCGCCGCCTAGACGATCTGCGCACCCACGACCGCTGGTTTGGCGCCCGCTGGGCCGCCTCGTGGCGCCAGGGTCTGGCTAAATTTCTCGGCCCGCAAAACACGTGGTGGAAGGTCGCCGGGATCGCCGGTGCGCTCTTCCTCGCTTTCGCCATTTTTGTGCCGCTGCCCTACCGGGTGAATGCCACCTTCATTGTGCGGGCCGAAGCGCTCGCGCATTTGCCGGCGTCCTACGACGGTTATCTGGCCGAGTCCAAGGTGCGCCCCGGCGACCTGGTGACGGCCGGCCAGGAGTTGGTGCGGCTCGATACCAGCGACCTGCGGGTCGAACTCGCTTCCGCGCTCTCCGAACAACGCCGCTACGCCGCCGAAGCCGAGAAGGCCGAGGCCGATCGCAAGCTGGCCGACATGCGCGCCTTCCGCGCCATGCAGGCGCAGGCCTCCGCGCAGGTGGACCTCGTGCGTTACCGTCTCGATCGCGCCAGCCTCAAGGCGCCGTTTGACGGCGTCGTGGTTGAGGGTGACCTGCGCGAACGCATCGGTGCCCCGGTCCGCGCCGGAGACGTGCTCATGCGCGTGTCGCGCCTCGACGGTCTCTACGTGCAAATGGAAGTGCCCGAGCGGGACATTGATCTCATCGCCGAAAGCGAGACCGCGCAGATCGCCTTCACCACCCGCCCGGAGGACACCTTTGATGTCACCATCGAGCGCATCGAACCCGCCGCCGTGGTCGATCGTGATGGCAACTTTTTTGTCGTGCGCGGACGCCTGCAAAACAACGCCGACTGGCTCCGCCCCGGCATGACCGGCGTGGCCAAGGTCGAGTCCGGCCACCGCAACTTCCTCTGGATCGCGACCCACCGCCTGGTCGACTTCATCCGCCTCAAGTTCTGGTGGTAAACCCGCACCGCCCGCCGATGCCGAACCCGCCGCCACCGTCGCGATGAGCAACGAGAACCGCACGCTTTTTAACGAGTCCTGGCACCGCGTATCCGGTCAGCGGTTACGCTTGCGCCCGTCCGTCACCCTGCGCCGACAACGCTTCCGCGGGGAGAACTGGTTCGTGGCCCGCGATGGGTTCACCAATACCTTTTTCCGTTTCCGTCCCGAAGCCTACGACTTCATCGCGCGCCTCGACGGCCGCAAAACGGTCGAGGAGATCTGGATGGGTTGCCTCGAACGTTCGCCCAAGAACGCTCCCGGGCAGGGTGAAGTCGTCTCGATGCTGGCGCAGCTTTACCAGGCCAACCTGCTCGCGGCCGACACCACCGCCGACACCCATCGCCTCTTCGAGCGTCATCAAAAGCGCCGGAAGCAGCAGGTCATGTCCCAGGTCTTCGGCATCTTCTTTCTGCGCATTCGGCTCTTCGATCC
This portion of the Actomonas aquatica genome encodes:
- a CDS encoding TolC family protein, which produces MRFFRSLPAPRVSLAIATLAFPFVGPTVQAADSSAAAYSLHDLLVAALNTNLELRAKRIDPILQDLQVDAAWGEFMPNAVIAGNYSSTERPKTSQELSSLGSIFGGEDDPILNDDLGRLQVGLTGKLPTGMTYEAMTGVDEARNDYNNFNSEFISNSTLAITQPLLRDFGFKANLAEVRLRRRAADASRFELRAVALRIMRDVTNAYHELVYAEENVRVKEEAVQVAEDLVHENNRRFEEGRMAPIDVTQAQSRVAEAKEELLVARNFLEQRQNQILELTRDSFDLDDTEIVVETDFILDDAPVIDREAALVDLFELNPSYLGSLELIEAEKIRVAYAKNQRWPRVDLRATFGYNGIGGTLTRSYRNYWERTQPSWSAGLVVNYPIWDKAGRSRVQQSEMRKEQAILELKRTEVVLLSAFDTALRDLNNAAARMELVQDSVRLADSALNAELKRLASGLTTSFNVAQAQRDVSTARSRALATRVDLNRAYTQLGFVLGTLPRDLKIEMIDE
- a CDS encoding efflux RND transporter periplasmic adaptor subunit, which produces MTLPAFRRPLLAAAALLLTSLTAAAYEGIVLPYKEVVVSSPVQSTIVEVLHKEGDQVTAGATLAQLYNRIEELDMQRTAAALEKREFDFEGSKNLYAEQIISEDEAMKGRIEMELARLQAEQAKEIFRQRTITAPINGMVVEQMREIGEAVTAAEPMFRLVDIDRVYVQIYVQVDEAYTLKLGDTLEVRCRAADRDAVYQGEVEFIDPRVDAASGLVRVKIVVDNPGHQIKPGLRAEVIPAD
- a CDS encoding efflux RND transporter periplasmic adaptor subunit — encoded protein: MSRLDPVSSGEAAARLEACRLFDGPVKDFWPMFARTCAEIAGAAGTRVVVQAGEEWKLAAAWPNPRDFPAPMHGSSFQALAKQALHEGVAAATAGEGQRAGLLLVALSTGDTNDRCLLAAAIAPGGQEDLAEAGALLRLAADTPLLYQRQRQLERSKRDVENFTQALEILAVTNLHTRFLGVAMALVNEIATRHHCTRVALAWQKGAYLRVLAVSGTDNFEKRMNVVQKLEAAMEETRDQDEEIIWPASEHAEVIVRDHQAYADMEHVPAMLSVPVRVDGEVKGVLLLERAEAFGEFDALALRVIADQVARRLDDLRTHDRWFGARWAASWRQGLAKFLGPQNTWWKVAGIAGALFLAFAIFVPLPYRVNATFIVRAEALAHLPASYDGYLAESKVRPGDLVTAGQELVRLDTSDLRVELASALSEQRRYAAEAEKAEADRKLADMRAFRAMQAQASAQVDLVRYRLDRASLKAPFDGVVVEGDLRERIGAPVRAGDVLMRVSRLDGLYVQMEVPERDIDLIAESETAQIAFTTRPEDTFDVTIERIEPAAVVDRDGNFFVVRGRLQNNADWLRPGMTGVAKVESGHRNFLWIATHRLVDFIRLKFWW